One Chlorobaculum limnaeum genomic window carries:
- a CDS encoding SOUL family heme-binding protein, which translates to MKTVLLMLTSLLLAGCSVLGKRDAAEPHYELLKHDGAFEVRRYGPMVIAETFLDGESYTAASGKGFKRLAGYIFGKNRSKTSISMTAPVLQERSSEKISMTAPVLQQPGKGGWSMAFVLPEGFTLESAPEPLDPEVKLRELPPSTIAVVTFSGLHSAANLEKYGRQLQTWLKKQGYRALSEPKLASYDPPWTIPFLRRNEVHIVIEPDQGRSGKE; encoded by the coding sequence ATGAAAACCGTATTGCTGATGCTGACAAGCCTCCTGCTTGCAGGATGCTCCGTGCTGGGAAAACGGGACGCCGCTGAACCGCACTACGAACTGCTGAAACACGATGGCGCGTTTGAAGTGCGTCGTTATGGCCCGATGGTGATCGCCGAAACCTTCCTCGACGGAGAGAGTTACACTGCCGCAAGCGGCAAGGGCTTCAAGCGGCTGGCGGGATATATTTTCGGCAAGAACAGGTCGAAAACGTCGATCAGCATGACGGCGCCGGTTTTGCAGGAGCGCAGCAGCGAAAAAATCTCCATGACGGCGCCAGTCTTGCAGCAACCCGGCAAAGGCGGATGGAGCATGGCGTTCGTACTTCCCGAGGGTTTTACCCTGGAGTCTGCCCCCGAACCGCTCGATCCCGAAGTGAAGCTCAGGGAGCTGCCCCCCTCGACGATTGCCGTAGTCACCTTTTCGGGCCTTCACTCCGCCGCCAATCTTGAAAAGTATGGCAGACAACTGCAAACCTGGCTCAAAAAACAGGGCTATCGCGCGCTGTCGGAACCAAAGCTCGCCTCGTACGATCCTCCATGGACCATCCCCTTCCTGCGGCGTAACGAGGTGCATATCGTAATCGAGCCCGATCAAGGTCGATCCGGCAAGGAGTAA
- a CDS encoding site-specific DNA-methyltransferase — protein MAKKQSLPLDVDIFRHDEATRKNIPTAEHQSVMEKDAESPVRVAYERRNRDLDPQLVWRGKDEQDWSELVVPAPPLYIQEKVHPKVLIDDLMRRSRADAMAAEAQFDLFADFNGLPDEDAKTEFYRHDAHWANRMILGDSLQVMASLAEREGLRGKVQCIYIDPPYGIKFNSNFQWSTTSRDVKDGNTDHITREPEQVKAFRDTWRDGIHSYLTYLRDRLTVARDLLTESGSIFVQIGDENVHRVRALMDEVFGDENFVAQINFSTTSGFNSEFLASTGDSLLWYSKNISKLKFRRSYEVIEKSAAAGNYMWIRTPDGVLRSMTKSEREDSSNIPDGGKIYQPTSLVSQGATNSPTEFVYQKKNYNPPPNQHWKTAVQGMFRLAKAGRVHVAANSIRYVRLADDFSAKARTTSWTDTATGNFTEDKMYVVQTASKVIERCILMATDPGDLVIDPTCGSGTTAFVAEQWGRRWITVDTSRVALALARARIMGARYSYYLLADSRDGQLKEAEITGSAPSSQPARGDIRHGFVYERVPHITLKSIANNAEIDVIWERHQQRLEPLRQQLNNALGKQWQEWEVPREAARNWPEEASALHAAWWEERIARQQEIDASIAAKAEFEYLYDKPYIDRKRVRIAGPFTVESLSPHRVLGVDENDGLIDSLVETGSGYDDQQSFVSMILENLRTSGVQQANKSDKIDFISLTPWPGELVCAEGRYLDADGATERRAAIFIGPEFGTVSRPDLVGAAREAGDAGFDVLVACAFNYDAHSSEFNKLGRIPVLKARMNADLHMAEDLKNTGKGNLFVIFGEPDIDILDADGGKIQVRVNGVDVFHPNTGEVRSDGAEGIACWFIDTDYNMESFFVRQAYFLGANDPYKALKTTLKSEINQEAWSTLNSNISRPFAKPHTGRIAVKVINHLGDEVMKVYRVG, from the coding sequence ATGGCAAAAAAGCAATCGTTACCGCTCGACGTCGATATTTTCAGGCACGACGAGGCGACGCGCAAGAACATACCGACCGCCGAGCATCAGTCGGTCATGGAGAAGGATGCAGAGAGTCCCGTCCGCGTGGCGTACGAGCGGCGGAACCGCGACCTCGATCCGCAGCTTGTGTGGCGCGGCAAGGATGAGCAGGACTGGTCGGAACTCGTGGTGCCCGCTCCGCCGCTCTACATTCAGGAGAAGGTGCACCCGAAGGTGCTGATCGACGATTTGATGCGCCGCAGCAGGGCCGATGCGATGGCTGCCGAGGCGCAGTTCGACCTTTTTGCCGACTTCAACGGCTTGCCGGACGAGGACGCCAAAACCGAGTTCTACCGGCACGACGCGCATTGGGCCAACCGCATGATTCTCGGCGACAGCTTGCAGGTGATGGCGAGTCTCGCCGAGCGCGAGGGGCTTCGCGGCAAGGTGCAGTGCATTTACATCGATCCGCCGTATGGCATCAAGTTCAACTCCAACTTCCAGTGGTCAACCACCAGCCGCGACGTCAAGGACGGCAACACCGACCACATCACCCGCGAGCCGGAGCAGGTCAAAGCGTTCCGCGACACCTGGCGCGATGGCATCCATTCGTATTTGACGTATCTGCGCGACCGCCTGACCGTGGCGCGGGATTTGCTGACCGAATCCGGCTCGATTTTCGTCCAGATCGGCGACGAGAACGTGCATCGGGTGAGAGCTTTGATGGATGAAGTTTTCGGGGATGAAAATTTTGTTGCTCAAATCAATTTTTCTACAACCAGTGGTTTTAATTCCGAGTTTCTTGCCTCCACTGGAGATTCACTTCTGTGGTACTCGAAAAACATATCAAAGCTCAAGTTTCGTCGTTCATATGAAGTGATTGAAAAATCGGCAGCGGCTGGAAATTACATGTGGATAAGAACTCCGGATGGTGTTTTGCGGAGTATGACAAAGAGTGAGCGTGAAGACAGTTCTAATATTCCTGATGGTGGAAAAATATACCAGCCGACATCGTTAGTTTCACAAGGCGCGACGAATTCACCAACAGAATTCGTTTATCAGAAAAAAAATTATAACCCACCACCAAATCAGCATTGGAAAACAGCAGTTCAAGGAATGTTTCGGCTTGCTAAAGCAGGACGAGTTCACGTTGCAGCAAACAGTATTCGCTATGTTAGACTTGCTGATGATTTTAGTGCTAAAGCGAGAACTACATCTTGGACAGATACTGCCACCGGAAATTTTACTGAGGACAAAATGTATGTGGTTCAAACTGCTTCAAAAGTTATCGAACGCTGCATCCTGATGGCAACCGATCCCGGTGATTTGGTGATTGATCCGACGTGTGGTTCGGGGACGACGGCTTTTGTGGCGGAGCAGTGGGGGCGGCGGTGGATTACCGTCGATACTTCGCGCGTGGCGCTGGCTCTGGCGCGGGCGCGCATCATGGGGGCGCGGTACTCGTACTACCTGCTTGCCGACAGCCGCGATGGGCAGCTCAAGGAGGCGGAAATCACCGGATCGGCTCCGTCGTCGCAACCCGCCAGAGGCGACATCCGGCACGGATTCGTCTATGAGCGCGTGCCGCACATCACGCTGAAATCGATTGCCAATAACGCCGAAATCGACGTCATCTGGGAGCGGCACCAGCAACGGCTCGAACCGCTTCGCCAACAGCTCAACAACGCCCTCGGCAAGCAGTGGCAGGAGTGGGAAGTCCCGCGTGAAGCCGCCAGGAACTGGCCCGAAGAGGCGAGCGCCCTCCACGCCGCATGGTGGGAAGAGCGCATCGCACGTCAGCAGGAGATCGACGCCTCCATCGCCGCCAAAGCAGAATTCGAGTACCTCTACGACAAACCGTACATCGACCGGAAGCGAGTCCGCATCGCAGGCCCCTTCACCGTCGAAAGCCTCTCGCCGCACCGCGTGCTTGGCGTCGATGAAAACGACGGCCTCATCGACTCCCTCGTCGAAACCGGCAGCGGCTACGACGACCAGCAGAGCTTCGTTTCGATGATCCTCGAAAACCTGAGAACCTCCGGCGTCCAGCAAGCGAACAAAAGCGACAAGATCGACTTCATCTCGCTCACCCCGTGGCCCGGTGAGCTGGTCTGCGCCGAAGGGCGCTACCTCGACGCCGACGGCGCGACCGAACGCCGCGCGGCCATCTTCATCGGCCCCGAATTCGGCACCGTCTCGCGTCCCGACCTCGTCGGAGCCGCCCGCGAAGCCGGAGACGCCGGATTCGACGTGCTCGTCGCCTGCGCCTTCAACTACGACGCGCACTCCTCCGAATTCAACAAACTCGGCAGAATTCCGGTGCTCAAAGCCCGGATGAACGCCGACCTCCACATGGCCGAAGACCTCAAAAACACCGGCAAAGGCAACCTCTTCGTCATCTTCGGCGAGCCGGACATCGACATTCTCGACGCAGACGGCGGCAAGATACAAGTCCGTGTCAACGGCGTGGACGTCTTCCACCCCAACACCGGCGAAGTCCGCAGCGACGGAGCCGAAGGCATCGCCTGCTGGTTCATCGACACCGACTACAACATGGAATCCTTCTTCGTCCGCCAAGCCTACTTCCTCGGCGCGAACGATCCCTACAAAGCCTTGAAAACAACGCTGAAATCAGAAATCAATCAGGAAGCCTGGTCAACGTTAAACAGCAATATTTCTCGACCCTTCGCCAAACCGCACACGGGAAGGATCGCAGTAAAGGTAATCAACCACCTCGGCGACGAGGTGATGAAGGTGTATCGGGTGGGATAA
- a CDS encoding geranylgeranyl reductase family protein: MHQPDRSTSTKIRMISYDAVISGAGPAGCSAALFLARRGRKVLLLEKERFPRDKVCGDGITSVSSVLLDEMGVMDIVRQRAVQPPVFKGVTIYSPTGAVVNGKFSEQRCSAGVACVIPRKILDDCIAAKVKENPSITFLENTAVNDLVMRGNRVSVVGTSKGEFAGRVVIAADGFYSPIASRLNLKNSLKTHQGFAIRAYFSQVEGLTDSIELHYDKSMLPGYGWIFPAGHGRANIGVGVITRFKDQRGLKRLFERFVSESAMASEMLRNAVIEPGTLRAWPLPLGSFQGRRGVGNVLLAGDAGSFVDPLTGEGIYYALKSGQLAAESAARALNADDATAAAALYEKLWRKAFQFHDFTVGYALQTLLNNEYILESLMQFAARKQTRADLLADVIGHNCKKIELLKLIVPFF, translated from the coding sequence TTGCATCAACCCGATCGCTCAACATCCACAAAAATTCGTATGATATCTTATGACGCAGTGATTTCGGGCGCTGGCCCGGCAGGATGTTCGGCGGCGTTGTTTCTTGCGCGGAGAGGGCGCAAGGTTCTGTTGCTTGAAAAGGAGCGTTTTCCGCGAGACAAGGTATGCGGTGATGGCATCACCTCGGTCTCTTCCGTCCTACTGGATGAGATGGGCGTGATGGATATCGTCCGTCAACGGGCTGTGCAACCGCCTGTATTTAAAGGGGTAACGATCTATTCTCCAACCGGCGCAGTCGTGAATGGAAAGTTTTCCGAGCAACGCTGTTCTGCGGGCGTGGCTTGTGTCATTCCAAGAAAAATCCTCGACGACTGCATCGCTGCCAAAGTCAAAGAGAATCCGTCGATAACTTTTCTCGAAAATACCGCCGTCAACGATCTTGTCATGCGCGGCAACCGGGTGAGTGTCGTCGGTACGTCAAAAGGGGAGTTCGCCGGGCGCGTCGTCATTGCTGCCGATGGTTTTTATTCGCCGATTGCCTCCCGGCTGAACCTGAAAAACAGCCTGAAAACCCATCAGGGTTTTGCCATTCGCGCCTATTTTTCGCAGGTCGAGGGGCTAACTGACTCAATCGAACTTCATTACGACAAGTCGATGCTGCCGGGCTATGGCTGGATATTTCCGGCGGGCCACGGGAGGGCCAATATCGGGGTTGGCGTAATCACTCGCTTCAAGGATCAGCGCGGACTCAAGCGTTTGTTCGAGCGGTTTGTGAGTGAGAGTGCGATGGCATCCGAAATGCTCAGAAATGCCGTCATCGAGCCGGGTACGCTCAGGGCGTGGCCGCTTCCGCTTGGTTCGTTTCAGGGACGGCGGGGTGTGGGCAATGTGTTGCTCGCCGGCGATGCCGGGAGCTTTGTCGATCCGCTGACCGGCGAGGGTATCTATTACGCGCTGAAAAGCGGTCAACTTGCCGCCGAGTCTGCGGCGCGGGCGCTGAATGCGGATGACGCAACTGCGGCAGCAGCCTTGTATGAAAAGCTCTGGCGAAAGGCGTTCCAGTTTCACGATTTCACCGTCGGGTACGCTCTTCAGACACTGTTGAACAACGAGTATATCCTGGAGTCACTGATGCAGTTTGCAGCCAGAAAACAAACACGAGCCGATTTGCTGGCTGATGTTATCGGTCATAACTGCAAAAAAATCGAGCTTCTTAAACTGATCGTTCCGTTTTTTTGA
- a CDS encoding argininosuccinate synthase, whose amino-acid sequence MSKEKIAVAYSGGLDTSVMIKWLKDKYEGAEIVAVTGNLGQKMEIDNLEPKAIATGAASFHFVDLRKTFVEEYIWKALKAGALYEDVYPLATALGRPLLAKALVDVALAEGCTMLTHGCTGKGNDQVRFEVTFAALAPQMSVIAPLRIWEFTSREQEIAYAMEHNIPVSATKKNPYSIDENIWGISIECGVLEDPMVAPPADAYQITTAPEKAPDEPTVVDIDFVEGVPVALDGQQMEGLDLIVKLNELGAKNGVGRLDMIENRVVGIKSREIYEAPAATILHFAHRELERLTLEKSVFQYKKNISQDYANIIYNGTWFSPMREALDAFVNETQKPVTGMVRLKLYKGSVILLGRTSPNSLYNEALATYTEADTFDHKSAEGFIKIYGLGLKTFHEVNKG is encoded by the coding sequence ATGAGCAAGGAAAAAATTGCGGTCGCCTACTCCGGCGGCCTCGACACGTCAGTCATGATCAAGTGGCTGAAGGACAAGTATGAAGGGGCGGAAATCGTTGCCGTCACGGGCAACCTCGGCCAGAAGATGGAGATCGACAACCTCGAACCCAAAGCCATCGCCACCGGCGCGGCGTCGTTCCACTTCGTCGATCTTCGCAAAACGTTCGTCGAAGAGTATATCTGGAAAGCGCTGAAAGCTGGCGCGCTGTACGAGGATGTCTATCCGCTGGCTACGGCACTGGGACGCCCGTTGCTCGCAAAGGCGCTGGTCGATGTGGCGCTCGCCGAAGGGTGCACCATGCTCACCCACGGCTGCACCGGCAAGGGTAATGACCAGGTGCGCTTCGAGGTGACCTTCGCCGCTCTCGCCCCGCAGATGAGCGTGATCGCCCCGCTGCGCATCTGGGAGTTCACCTCGCGCGAACAGGAGATCGCCTACGCGATGGAGCACAACATCCCGGTTTCGGCAACCAAAAAGAATCCCTACTCGATCGACGAGAACATCTGGGGCATCAGCATCGAGTGCGGTGTGCTCGAAGACCCGATGGTCGCGCCCCCGGCTGACGCCTACCAGATCACCACGGCTCCCGAAAAAGCTCCCGACGAGCCGACCGTGGTTGACATCGACTTCGTCGAAGGCGTGCCCGTAGCGCTTGACGGCCAGCAGATGGAGGGACTCGATCTCATCGTCAAGCTCAACGAGCTTGGCGCGAAGAACGGCGTCGGCAGACTCGACATGATCGAGAACCGCGTGGTCGGCATCAAATCGCGTGAAATCTACGAAGCCCCGGCAGCCACCATCCTGCACTTCGCACACCGCGAACTCGAAAGGCTCACGCTTGAAAAATCGGTCTTCCAGTACAAGAAGAACATTAGCCAGGACTACGCCAACATCATCTACAACGGCACCTGGTTCTCGCCGATGCGCGAGGCCCTCGACGCCTTCGTGAACGAAACGCAGAAGCCGGTCACCGGCATGGTCAGGCTCAAGCTCTACAAAGGCAGCGTCATCCTGCTTGGCCGCACCTCGCCGAACTCGCTCTACAACGAAGCGCTGGCCACCTACACCGAAGCCGACACCTTCGACCACAAATCCGCCGAAGGCTTCATCAAAATCTACGGCTTGGGACTGAAGACCTTCCACGAGGTGAACAAGGGGTAA
- a CDS encoding nuclear transport factor 2 family protein, translated as MDTRKLIENYHLAWTSGDFTTARNSLAGDLDFRGSMDTFTNADDFIAALTRFRQMVQSVELLQQFYDETGAALLYDCHTASPAGIIRTAEFFTVTADRISAIRLVFDATILRQAMQA; from the coding sequence ATGGATACCCGAAAGCTGATCGAAAATTACCATCTTGCATGGACGAGCGGGGATTTTACCACAGCCCGCAACTCTCTTGCTGGCGACCTCGATTTCAGAGGAAGCATGGATACGTTTACCAACGCCGACGATTTCATCGCTGCACTGACCCGGTTCCGGCAGATGGTGCAGAGCGTAGAGCTGTTGCAGCAATTTTATGATGAAACCGGTGCGGCGTTGCTGTATGATTGTCATACCGCTTCTCCCGCAGGGATTATTCGTACCGCAGAATTCTTTACCGTTACAGCCGACCGGATTTCCGCAATCAGGCTTGTGTTCGATGCCACAATATTAAGGCAAGCTATGCAGGCATGA
- a CDS encoding amidohydrolase family protein, which yields MDQIDVIKWSLGIVSIIALGFFVFLIVKFINPEIREKTVSQVMDKIKEKLANVMNLLAIMETDIGDCLIQMEEDLRINLPLKSTLVISENGEKKEYEKIVLTPLIMDFGLKDSGNTNLTYKVRWKPIVAQVEDLCTGIRDYYLHRKDYIKEHPEPLFQIIPFMGINTQNYYSEKDKATGKNISVSLKQLLEKNFEKFKDDTSPQMRRKHIDEIPWKDFNGNIESLKSHYFLGIKVYPPLGFDPWPEPGEERDKVCFLYDFCVEYNVPITAHCNPGGFLVNKEFSEFSNPLKWEAVLKEYKNLRLNLAHFGGVESKGWRRKITDMILEKDSETGKYKYENLYTDISYQGVNETSYRDMMNFINAHENEMRSRLIERIIFGSDFMINLQDVSSYSRYLQYFVKTDALTLEEKDMLCNKNAERFMYVG from the coding sequence ATGGATCAGATTGACGTTATTAAATGGTCTCTTGGTATTGTCTCGATTATTGCATTGGGTTTCTTTGTTTTTCTGATCGTCAAATTCATCAATCCGGAAATCAGAGAAAAGACGGTTTCGCAAGTGATGGACAAGATCAAGGAGAAACTCGCGAATGTGATGAATTTGCTGGCAATAATGGAGACGGATATTGGAGACTGTCTTATCCAGATGGAAGAAGATTTGAGAATAAATTTACCATTGAAAAGCACTCTTGTCATATCGGAAAATGGTGAAAAGAAGGAGTATGAAAAAATCGTATTGACCCCACTTATCATGGATTTCGGGCTGAAGGATTCCGGGAATACAAATCTGACCTACAAGGTGAGATGGAAGCCTATAGTAGCGCAGGTTGAGGATTTGTGCACAGGAATACGTGACTACTATCTTCACCGGAAAGATTATATAAAAGAGCATCCTGAACCGCTTTTTCAGATTATCCCGTTTATGGGAATCAATACGCAGAATTATTATTCAGAAAAAGATAAAGCGACAGGGAAAAATATCTCTGTCAGTCTCAAGCAGCTTCTTGAAAAGAATTTCGAAAAATTCAAAGATGATACCTCTCCTCAAATGAGGCGAAAGCATATCGATGAAATTCCCTGGAAAGATTTCAATGGCAATATAGAATCATTGAAGTCACACTATTTCCTCGGTATCAAAGTCTATCCGCCTCTCGGTTTCGATCCGTGGCCGGAACCGGGGGAGGAGAGGGACAAAGTATGCTTTTTATATGACTTCTGTGTAGAGTACAATGTTCCGATTACGGCGCATTGCAATCCGGGAGGGTTTCTGGTGAATAAAGAATTTTCAGAATTTTCAAATCCATTGAAGTGGGAGGCGGTGCTGAAAGAGTATAAAAATCTCAGATTGAATCTCGCTCATTTTGGGGGCGTTGAGAGCAAGGGGTGGCGCAGAAAGATTACTGATATGATTCTTGAAAAAGATTCTGAAACGGGTAAGTATAAATATGAGAATTTGTATACCGATATTTCATATCAAGGAGTTAATGAAACATCCTATAGGGATATGATGAATTTTATCAATGCCCATGAAAATGAGATGAGGTCGAGACTGATAGAGCGTATTATTTTCGGATCGGATTTTATGATCAATTTGCAAGATGTAAGCTCATATAGCAGATATCTGCAATATTTCGTCAAAACAGACGCATTGACGCTCGAAGAAAAAGATATGCTGTGCAATAAAAATGCGGAGAGGTTTATGTATGTAGGCTAA